The Streptomyces cynarae genome contains a region encoding:
- a CDS encoding SCO2522 family protein has translation MTEAVFRETTAEPRTQSVPLAHLSLELGHLYMEDFEAGPERLREHFAEVRVWVDAARAAAARRTGGKRPRISTCFLIDDYFTRFSTPAELVPVVLEEAERAGLVIDYLARESGCAVADKIELAEAVMHRLVESPPPGSHGSRPPVSQTGWLANGQRSPGSRSAMGEITGWQPPQETAARNHSVFMDVELWSEKDGQRLWSCPFLAAVWQLARLGLLRHLGEPVLVPRPWNGRDFPHEWDRLPPLIQLNPTAAPFSAYRTCTLMPNRFLAVEDAVRLVLDQIDVDSGALKQVAERSAREGAAVPEAVAQRATYVFYEEPAGAVTAEES, from the coding sequence GTGACGGAAGCCGTGTTCCGCGAGACCACCGCAGAGCCCCGCACCCAGTCCGTACCGCTCGCCCACCTCTCCCTCGAACTCGGCCACCTCTACATGGAGGACTTCGAGGCCGGGCCCGAGCGGCTGCGCGAGCACTTCGCCGAGGTACGCGTCTGGGTGGACGCCGCCCGGGCCGCCGCCGCCCGCCGCACCGGCGGCAAGCGGCCCCGCATCAGCACCTGCTTCCTCATCGACGACTACTTCACCCGCTTCTCCACCCCCGCCGAACTCGTCCCCGTGGTGCTTGAGGAGGCCGAGCGGGCGGGCCTGGTCATCGACTACCTGGCCCGCGAGTCGGGCTGCGCCGTCGCCGACAAGATCGAGCTCGCCGAGGCCGTGATGCACCGCCTCGTCGAGTCGCCCCCGCCGGGTAGTCACGGCTCCCGCCCGCCCGTCAGCCAGACCGGCTGGCTCGCCAACGGGCAGCGCAGCCCCGGCTCGCGCAGCGCCATGGGGGAGATCACCGGCTGGCAGCCGCCCCAGGAGACCGCCGCCCGCAACCACTCCGTGTTCATGGACGTCGAGCTGTGGTCCGAGAAGGACGGACAGCGGCTGTGGTCCTGCCCGTTCCTCGCCGCCGTCTGGCAGCTCGCCCGCCTCGGCCTGCTGCGCCACCTCGGCGAACCCGTCCTCGTACCGCGCCCCTGGAACGGCCGCGACTTCCCCCACGAGTGGGACCGGCTGCCGCCGCTGATCCAGCTCAACCCGACGGCGGCGCCGTTCAGCGCGTACCGCACCTGCACCCTGATGCCCAACCGCTTCCTCGCCGTCGAGGACGCCGTACGGCTCGTGCTCGACCAGATAGACGTCGACTCGGGCGCGCTCAAGCAGGTCGCCGAGCGTTCCGCCCGCGAGGGCGCGGCGGTGCCGGAGGCGGTCGCGCAGCGCGCCACGTACGTCTTCTACGAGGAGCCCGCCGGCGCCGTCACCGCCGAGGAGAGCTGA
- a CDS encoding SCO2521 family protein yields the protein MPAGGQSARPVLACGEVRTCLLPSFHALDGRAAAQLLRLRADEHVRVSERPNLYALSPDVLTGVDCRLPTSNGAKVRAVGTVAARAALTEGRVLQATAYFSAPSAGPDTRRPWGHYLVRPGLVEPFGKLPEQATAEGVLRGGARGELDLGMIVEGLLAQLLRHPLLDHKAPFKSRRTHLRWVARRAPEGEGPSLQRFTLAEHGLRTVELRLPEDVPAAAAAGLCEDLALHDWLLTTVVHMLDSSRLGAADGPSAVLALRPAVDHLLHLWMPRAHVDRTLGHLWDVLEREPGFTRQWQTLVQRIRDQLAVQAIPLLHEALSTR from the coding sequence ATGCCGGCCGGGGGACAGTCGGCGCGCCCGGTGCTCGCCTGCGGTGAGGTGCGGACCTGTCTGCTGCCGTCCTTCCACGCACTGGACGGCCGGGCCGCCGCCCAGCTGCTGAGGCTGCGCGCCGACGAGCACGTCCGGGTCTCGGAGCGGCCCAACCTGTACGCGCTGTCCCCGGACGTCCTCACCGGAGTGGACTGCCGGCTGCCCACCTCCAACGGCGCCAAGGTACGCGCCGTCGGCACGGTGGCCGCCCGCGCCGCGCTCACCGAGGGCCGCGTCCTTCAGGCCACCGCCTACTTCAGCGCCCCGTCCGCCGGCCCCGACACGCGCCGCCCCTGGGGCCACTACCTGGTCAGGCCCGGCCTGGTCGAACCCTTCGGGAAGCTCCCCGAACAGGCCACCGCCGAAGGCGTCCTGCGCGGCGGCGCACGCGGCGAACTCGACCTCGGAATGATCGTCGAGGGCCTGCTCGCCCAACTGCTGCGCCACCCGCTGCTCGACCACAAGGCACCCTTCAAGTCCCGGCGCACCCATCTGCGCTGGGTCGCGCGACGCGCCCCCGAGGGCGAGGGACCCTCGCTTCAGCGCTTCACCCTCGCCGAGCACGGGCTGCGCACCGTGGAACTGAGGCTTCCGGAGGACGTGCCGGCCGCCGCGGCCGCCGGCCTGTGCGAGGACCTCGCACTGCACGACTGGCTGCTGACGACCGTCGTGCACATGCTGGACAGCAGCCGGCTCGGCGCGGCGGACGGCCCCTCGGCCGTCCTCGCGCTGCGCCCGGCCGTCGATCACCTGCTGCATCTGTGGATGCCGCGCGCACACGTGGACCGCACCCTGGGTCACCTGTGGGACGTGCTGGAACGGGAGCCGGGGTTCACCCGTCAGTGGCAGACCCTGGTCCAGCGCATCCGCGACCAACTGGCCGTCCAGGCCATTCCGTTGCTGCACGAGGCGCTGAGCACGCGCTGA